A region of Arabidopsis thaliana chromosome 5, partial sequence DNA encodes the following proteins:
- a CDS encoding transcription initiation factor TFIID subunit (Protein of unknown function, DUF584) (Protein of unknown function, DUF584; CONTAINS InterPro DOMAIN/s: Protein of unknown function DUF584 (InterPro:IPR007608); BEST Arabidopsis thaliana protein match is: Protein of unknown function, DUF584 (TAIR:AT3G45210.1); Has 1807 Blast hits to 1807 proteins in 277 species: Archae - 0; Bacteria - 0; Metazoa - 736; Fungi - 347; Plants - 385; Viruses - 0; Other Eukaryotes - 339 (source: NCBI BLink).), giving the protein MATGKSYYARPSYRFLGTDQPSYFTASDSGLEFDESDLFNPIHSDSPDFCRKISSSVRSGKKSSNRPSAASSAAAASSLPVNVPDWSKILRGEYRDNRRRSIEDNDDDDDDNEDGGDWLPPHEFLAKTRMASFSVHEGVGRTLKGRDLSRVRNAIFEKFGFQD; this is encoded by the coding sequence atggcgACGGGAAAGAGTTACTACGCTAGGCCTAGCTATCGATTTCTCGGCACCGATCAGCCGTCTTACTTCACCGCTTCCGATTCAGGTCTCGAATTCGACGAATCCGATCTCTTCAATCCAATCCACTCCGATTCACCAGATTTTTGCCGTAAAATCTCTTCATCAGTCAGATCCGGTAAAAAATCGTCGAATCGTCCCTCCGCCGCTTCCTCCGCCGCAGCAGCGTCGTCGCTTCCTGTTAACGTGCCGGACTGGTCCAAGATTCTCCGCGGAGAATACCGCGATAACCGACGGAGAAGCATCGAGGATAACGACGACGATGACGATGATAACGAAGACGGTGGCGATTGGTTACCGCCGCATGAGTTTCTGGCGAAGACGAGAATGGCTTCGTTCTCGGTTCATGAAGGAGTAGGGAGGACATTGAAAGGAAGAGATCTGAGTAGGGTTCGAAATgcaatttttgaaaaatttggGTTCCAAGATTAA